From the Theropithecus gelada isolate Dixy chromosome 16, Tgel_1.0, whole genome shotgun sequence genome, the window ACCCCTGTTTTATGGGATTGGAAGGAATGGGTTACATAGAGATTGGAGTGGAACAGTACTTCTCCacatagctttttattttattttattttatttattttattttattttagactgagtctctctctgttgcccaggctggagtacagtggtgcaagctcagctcactgcaacctctgcctcccgggttcaagtgattctcatgccttagcctcccaagtagctgggatcacaggtgctaccatcatgcccagcctaattttgtatttttagtagagatggaattttgccatgttggccaggctggtctcaaactcctgatctcaggtgatctgcccaccttggcctcccaaagtgatgggattacaggtgtgagccgccaccgTGCAcggactttttatttttttagagacacagcctccctctgtcatccatgctggagttcTGTGATGCtctgatagctcactgcagcctcgaactcctgggctccagctatcctcccacctgagccgcccgagtagctggtactacatgTGTTTCTAGcctgccaaattgttttcttttttgtaaagtcAGGCTGTTGCTTTGTtctcaggctggtcctgaactcctgacctcaagcagtcctcccaccttggcctcccaaagcactgggattacaggtgtgagccaccattctgGGCCACacatagctttttaattttttttgtttgtttgagacggagtttcactcttgttgcccaggctggagtgcaatggcacgatctcggctcactgaaacttctgcctcccgggttcaagtgattctcctgcctcagccccccaagtcgctgggattacaggcatgcgccaccatgcccggctaattttgtatttttagtagagatggggtttctccatgttggtcaggctagtcttgatctcccggcctcaggtgatccacctgcctcagcctcccaaagtgctgggattacaggcatgagccactgcgcccggccgtggtttgtttttgtttgtttgtttgtttttaatacatgAATGCATAttatatcaattatttatttattttgagacggcatcttgctctatcacccaggctggagtgcagtggcacgatttcgtctcactgcaacctccacctcctgggttcaagcaattctcctgctccagcctcctgagtaactgggattacaggcacatgccaccagctaatttttgtatttttagtagagatggggttttaccatgttggtcaggctggtctgaaactcttgacctcgtgatccacctgccttggcctcccaaagtgctgggattataggcatgagccaccatgcctggcaaaattttttttttaaattttaaaacactgccCACTGGAATTAGTCTTCAAGATGCTGTTGGTCTCATATATCTGCTAATCTCTGTTTTGCAGTCTATTTGATTTATCAGGAAACTTCAAAATCCATCTCAACTGTTTGGTTATAGGAGCCCATGATGCTGCCCAAACCTGGGACCTATTACCTCCCCTGGGAGGTCAGTGCAGGCCAAGTTCCTGATGGGGGCACACTGAGAACATTTGGCAGGtgagaatgtttttttaaatttttttcagtggTGGGGGTGATGGTTAAATGTCTTTctctcccccccccaaaaaaaaaattgggggctgggcgcggtggctcatgcctgtaatcccagcactttgggaggccgaggtgggtgaatcacctgaggtcgggagtttgagaccagcctgaccaacatggagaaaccgtgtctctactaaaaatacaaaattagcctggcatggtggcgtgtgcctatagtcccagctactcgggaggctgaggcaggagaattgcttgaacttgggaggtggaggttgcagcgagctgagattgtgctattgcactccagcttgggcaacaagaacaaaactccatctcaaaaataaaaaataaaaataaatatatatacacatatatatatacacgtgtgtgtgtgtgtgtgtatatatatatactgaaaaaattaatattcactGTAAAAAGTGTAGATAGTCCATAAAGGtgtagagaggaaggaaaagtcaCCCATAATCCCATTGCCCAGACAACCACTGCTAACCTTTGGTGATTATCCTCATGTGCTCttccatgtgtatgtgtttgtatatgtggtGGGTATAGAGACAcctgatatacatatatacgtatatacttTGTCAGTTATTTATCAGTTAtatattgctgtgtaacaaattacccacacacacaattttagtttttcatagaaacagggtctccctatattctcaaggctggtgtcaaactcctcggctcaagtgatcctcctgactcagccttccaaagtgctgtgctcagccactgtgctcggcctcccccaaatttaaaataattattgtctCATAGTTActatgggtcaggaatttgggagtaGTTTAACTGTTTGGATCTGGCTCAGGGTCGCTCATGGAAGTGGCATCCAgatgttggccagggctgcagtTATCTGGAGGCTTGACTGGGGCCAGGACTTCTACTTCCAAGGTGGCTTGTTCACGTTTGGCAAAGTAGTGCTGGCTCTTGGCAAGATAACTCAGTTCCTGACAATGTGGATTTCTCTGtagttctgtgtttttttttttaaatagcgtTTATAGCccatattgaaaaagaaaagatggccaggcacaatggctcatgagtgtaatcccagtactttgggaggctgaggcaggtggatcgcttgagcccaggagtttgagaccagcgtggacaacatagcaaaactccatctgtacaaaaagttaaaaaattagccaggtgtaggccaggtgcggtggctcatgcctgtaatcccagcactttgggaggccgaggcgggcggatcataaggtcaggagatcgagaccatcctggctaacgtggtgaaaccccatctctgctaaaaatagaaaaaaattagccgggcgtggtggtgggcacttgtagtcccagctactcgggaggctgagacaggagaatggcatgaacccaggaggcgaagctagcagtgagctgagatagtgccactgcactccagcctgggcaacagagcgagactccatctcaaaaaaataaataaataaaaattagccaggtgtggtggcaagtacctatagtcccagctactcaggaggctctctgggaggattgcttgagcagcctggaagatcaaggctgcagcctgggatacagaaaaaaaaaaaaaaagaaagaaagaaaggaaaaaaaagatttcttagacAAGACATAGAAAGcaaaagtcataaaagaaaaaaaaaggtcgggtgtggtggctcatgcctgtaatcccagtactttgggaggctgaggtgggtggatcactagaggtcaggagttggataccagcctggacaacatggtaaaaccccttccctactgaaaatacaaaaattagccaggcctggtggcaggcacctgtaaccccagctactcaagaggctgaggcacaagaattgcttgaacccgggaggtggaggttgcagtgagccaaggttgcacgactgcactccagcctgggcaacagagtgagactccatctcaaaaaaaaaaaaaaaaagaaaaaaatgaataaacaatgaataaactgatcatcaacaaaattaaaagcttctgcttatcaaaaatataacattaagaaaattaaaggcaAGGGgatgaaaattaaaaggaattcCTTTACATTCTACAATGTagactgaaaattttttttctggtttgttgctgcaatttgcatttctctgatgagacTGAGGCTGAACACTCATAGATTTCTTGGCCGTGCAAACCTTTTGCATGTGGTGGTGATTCTACATATGGATGGAAATTATTGCAtttcctctgccttccaggttgtGCCTCTATGACATGATCCAGTCCAGAGTAACACTGATGGCTCAGCATGGATCTGATCAACACCAGGTTCTTGTCTGTACCAAGTTGGTGGAGCCCTTCCATGCCCAGGTGGGCTCCCTGTACATTGTCCTTGGGGAGCTCCAGCACCAGCAGGGTGAGCTGCGGCCTCACACCCCCTTTCTCCTCCTGGGGCCTGAGCTGGGGCAGTCTTTGGGGCAGTCAGTGAGGAATGGGCTCGTGACCCGGCAGCAGTGTCTCATCGGGGTTAATGTTTCTTCCATATCAGCCCACAAGTTCAAGGACTCTTGAGGATTCAATTCAGAGTGGACTGGCCACATGGTGCCAACTCAAAGACAGGGTGGctgggcaggagtttgagaccagcctagccaacatggcgaaaccccgtccctactaaaagtacaaaacttagctgggcatggtggcatgtgcctgtagtcccagctactcaggagactgaggcaggagaatcacttgaaccagggaggtagaggttgcagtgagccaagatcgttccattgcactccagcctggatgacagagtgagactccatctcaaaaaaaaaagacaggtacAGTGAAGAGATGGTCCCCCATGGGGAAGTGAGAACGAAGAGAGAGAAACCACTAATTTCTCAAGGCCTAATGCACCAGGTCTGAGGCGAGGCAGTTTGCTTAGATCTTTTTTAATTTGTCTGTCAGCTCTTAATCTGagtcttaaaaaacattttttttttatttttttgagacaagatgtctctctgtcacccaggctggagtgcaatggtatgatcacagctcactgcaacctccacctcctggactcatgaggttcccacctcagcctcctgagtagctgagaccacaggcatgcaccaccacactcagctactttttaaattttctgtagagacaaggtgtcaTTATCTTGGGATGAGggatctgcctgcattggcctcccaaaatgctgggattacaggcgtgcagcaccaAACCCAGCCTTActtctgattcctttttttttttttttgagatggagtctcgctctgttgctcaggctggagtacagaggtgcgatctccgctcacttcaagctccgcctcccaggttcacggcattttcctgccttagcctcctgagtagctgggacaacagccgcccgccaccacacccagctaattttttgtatttttagtagagacggtgtttcacagtgttagccaggatggtctctcgatctcctgacctcgtgatccgcccacctcagcctcccaaagtgttgggattacaggcatgagccaccgtttttttttttttttagacagtgccTTTCTCTGTcgccagagtggagtgcagtggtgcgatctcagccccctgcaacctccaactccctggatcaagtgattctgctgtctcagcctcccgagtagccctGCCTGCTTCTGATTcttattgctgtttttttttttttcttgagacagagtcttggtctgctgtccaggctgagtgcagtggcgtgatcttggcacCAGGCCCTATTCTGCCATTTCTGTATGGATTGCCTGTAGTGGAAACCAAATGGTTGATGAAAGaaagttctttatttttgagatgcagtgtcgctctctcgccaggctggagtgtagtggcatgatctcagctcactgcaacctctgcctcccgggctcaagcaattctcctgcctcaacttcccgagtagctgggactacaggtgtgcgccaccatgcccggctaatttttgtaattttagtagagacggggtttcaccatgttggccaggttggtcttgatctcttgaccttgtgatctgcctgcctcagcctcccaaaatgctgggattacaggtgtgagctaccgcacccggcctggaaaGTTCTTTAGAGGAGAGTCACAGCGAATGAACGCAGGAGAAATATGCGAATTCAAAGTCATCACTTTAAAAGCcctgacaaaataaaaaatccaggCAACAGTCCTCACTAGTGGCCAAGATCATTAGGAAACATTTTGATGGGATCATTGTGATGGAGGGACCCGCTGGCAGTGCCTGGGCCAGCCTGATCAATGTCAAcatgataaaaatcagaagggcAAACATCATGTACCTCCGATGTGAGGCAAGAGGAAGACACAATAGCACCACCTCTGGTGGGTTCTTGCCAAAAAAATTGAACCTGAAGCTAATCAGGCCTCAGAGGAAGTAGCCTGTTACTAGGCACTGGCTAGTTTactgctactctttttttttttttttttgagacggggactacaggcgcccgccacctcgcccggctagttttttgtattttttagtagagacggggtttcaccgtgtcagccaggatggtctcgatctcctgacctcgtgatccgcccatctcggcctcccaaagtgctgggattacaggcttgagccaccgcgcccggcctactgctACTCTTATAATTTGCATCACAACctgttttttgtgttgtttttttttttcttaaaacattttagtcgcggggcgtggtggctcacacttgtaatcccagcactttgggaggctgaggtcaggaggatcacctgaggtcaggaggacaagaccagcctgaccaacgtggagaaaccccgcctctactaaaaatacaaaattagctgggcgtggtggtgcatgcctgtaaacctagctcctcgggaggctgaggcaggagaatcacttgaacccaggaggtggaggttcctgtgagtggagatcacgccattacactccagcctgggcaacaagagcaaaactccgtctcaaaaaaagaaaaaaattttgtcttgattttcttttttttttcttttttttctttttttttttttgagacggagtctcgctctgtcacccaggcgggagtgcagtggccggatctcagctcactgcaagctccgcctcccgggtttacgccattctcctgcctcagcctcccgagtagctgggactacaggcacccgccacctcgcccggctagttttttgtattttttagtagagagggggtttcaccgtgctagccaggatggattttcttttttttttccggagacagagtctcagtctctcattctgtcgcccaggctggagtgcagtggcgtgatctcagctcacagcaacctccacctcccgggttcaagcgattctcctgcctcggcctcctgagtacctgggattacaggcgcctgccactgcgcctggctaatttttgtatttttagtagagacagggtttcaccatcttggccaggctggtcttgagctcctgacctcatgatctaccttccttggcttcccaaagtaatgggattacaagcgtgagccaccgcgcctggcctgtcttGATTTTCTAAGTCATACATGCTCGTCATTCACAGAGGGAACTGGGAATCAAAaatgaggaggtgggaggagagcatCTGGGCTGACTGTGCTCTGTCTGCCCTGACCTCTGGCCTGGGCAGAGGGGGCACCCTGTGGCTGCTTTAAACCTCCCTGTGaaaaccaagtgtggtggctcatgcctatattgtcagcactttgggatgccaagaaaggaggattgcttgagatcaggagttcaagaccagcctgggcaacatagtgagaccccatctttacaaaaattaaaaaattattcaggtgtggtggcacatgcttgtcgtcccagttacttgagaggctgaggtggcaggattgcttgagtccaggagttcaaggttacagtgagctgatcttgcacaactgtactctagcctgaatgacagggtgagaccctgttcaaaaaaaaaaaaaaaaagaaaaaaaagtgcaggtgtggtggctcatacctgtaatcccagcactttgagaggctagtgggggaggctcgcttgagcccaggagttcaagaccagcctggaaaatgtAGCAAGCGCCTGCCTCtacaaaatagtaataaataaatggaaataaaacaataaacctTCCTGTGCCAGGCCCAAAGTCCTGTGGGGACACAAAGGTTGATCAGATGTGAATCCTGCCCTGTGGCCAGACTGACGGTTCTGAGGACAGGTGAGAGGTCACTTTTCAGAAATGTGTGCATAAGAACTAGCTGAGAAGACCGACAGGTGAAGACGTGTTGGGCTGTGATAAAACCCACAGACCTGACACCTGCTGGCGCCATC encodes:
- the TEN1 gene encoding CST complex subunit TEN1, yielding MMLPKPGTYYLPWEVSAGQVPDGGTLRTFGRLCLYDMIQSRVTLMAQHGSDQHQVLVCTKLVEPFHAQVGSLYIVLGELQHQQDGGSLVKARVLTCVEGMNLPLLEQAIREQRLYQQERGGGQ